The Candidatus Aminicenantes bacterium genome segment CCACCACGGCCGGGTCGAAGGCCGGCCAAATGGCGCGGATCGTCATCGGCCGCGATACCCGCGAATCGGGGCCCGCGATCGAAAAGCACCTGGCCGGCGGCTTGGCCCGTAAAGCCGCGATTTTTTCCGCCGGCGTCATTCCGACCCCCGGCCTGGCTTACCTGACCCGCACACAACGATTCGACTTCGGCATCATGATTTCCGCCTCCCACAATCCATTCAGCGACAACGGCATCAAAATATTCGATGGCCGCGGCGAGAAAATCTCCGCCAGGTTCGAAAGTAAAATCTCCGCCCGGCTGAGCGCCGGGAGCAAGGCAGCCCCGGGCCAGGCGGCGATCGCAGGCATCGCCGAGCACTCCGCTTACATCGACTTTCTCCTGGCCAACGGCCGCGATTTGAAGCCGGGCGACACCCGGATCGCCATCGACTGCGCCAACGGGGCCGCCGGTTCGGTCGCCCCCGCCTTGTTCCGGCGCCTGGGCATGAAGACGCTGCTCAGCCATCACCGCGCCAATGGCCGCAACATCAATGACGGCTGCGGCTCGACCAGCCCGCAGGCGCTGCAGCGCTTCGTTCGCGACAACAAGGCCGGCCTGGGCATGGCCTTTGACGGCGACGCCGACCGGGTGATCTTCGTTGCCAGCGATGGGGAAATCCTGACCGGCGACCACACCCTCTTCCTTCTGGCCGCATACCTGCGCCGCCGGGAGCCGCGCTTCAACGGCGTGGTGGTGGGCACGGTCATGGCCAACCTCGGGCTCGAAAAAGCGCTGGCCTGTGCAGGCATTCGGTTTCTGCGCACCGACGTCGGCGACAGCCGCGTCTACCGGCAAATGAAAAAAGCCGGGGCAATCCTGGGCGGCGAGCCGTCGGGGCACATCATCCTGCGGCATCGGCAGACCACCGGCGACGGGCTGCTGGCCGCGCTTTTTTTCATGAAAGCCCTCGATTTTTTCGGCTGGAGCGCCGGCGACGTCTGCCGCCGGCTGCGCGTGTTCCCCCAGCGGACCGTGAACATTCCCATCCGGCGAAAAAAGAACCTCGCCCGCTGGCAGGCGCTGGCCCGGGCCGAAAAGGAATTCGTCGGCACGTACGGGCGCCAGGCGCGGCTGCTGATCCGCTACTCCGGTACCGAACCCCTGGTCCGGGTCATGATGGAGGCCCGCGATGCGGGCGTCATCGAAAATAGATTGCCTCATTTCACGGACTTAATCCAGAACGAAATCGGAGCGTAACATGAAACTGAGCGTCAATATCGATCACATCGCCACCATCCGCCAGGCGCGGATGACCAACGAGCCCGACCCGGTCTACGCCGCCATGATGGCCGAACTGGGCGGGGCCGACGGCATCACCGTCCATTTGCGCCAGGACCGCCGCCACATCCAGGAGCGGGACGTCGAGATCCTGCGCCGGGTGATCAAGAGCCGGCTGAACATGGAAATGGCCGTCTCCATGGACATGGTCAAGATCGCCCTGAAGTACAAGCCCGACATGTGCACCCTGGTCCCGGAAAGCAAGGACGAGATCACCACCAGCGGCGGCCTCGACGTGGTCATGTTCAACGAAAAAATCCAGGAGGTCGCCGGCAACCTGCTGGCGGCAGGGATCAGCGTTTCGCTGTTCATCGACCCCGGCATCGACAACATCAAGGCCTGCCACCGCCTGGGCATCCGCTTTATCGAGCTGAACACCGGCGAGTACGCCAAGCACAGCAACAACAGTTTCGCCGCCCTGGAGCTGGAAAAAATAAAAAAATCGGCGATCTACGCCAAGAAGCTGAATTTCACCCTGCTGGCCGGCCACGGGCTGACCTACCAGAACATCAGGCCCATCGCGGCCATCGCCGAGATCGAGGAGTTGAACATCGGCCATTCCATTATCGCCAACGCCGCCTTCGTGGGCCTCAAGGAAGCCGTGGCCAGGATGAAGGAACTGCTCAGTTGAAGAGAAATTTCTTAAAAGCCGCTCTCTTTCTGTTCATCGTTTTCTTGTTCGCGCTCGTTTTCTCCAGCCTGACATTCAAACCGGAAGCCAATGACCTTCCTTTGCCCGCGTTTTACAAAAAAGGCGCCTTCCACATGCATTCGACGTTTTCCGACGGCCGCGGCACCGTGGCCGAGATCGCCCGTGCCGCCCGGCGCGCCCGGTTGGATTTCGTCATTCTCACCGACCACGGCCGGCCGAACCTGAGGGCATCGGCCGCGACCGGTTGGAACGACGGCGTCCTGCTCATCGGCGCTTCCGAATTTTCTCTCAACGAAGGCCACCTGGCCGCGGCCGGCTACCGGGTTCCCGGCTATGTTTTTCCCCCCGAAGCCCGGGAAGCGATCGCCGAAGTCAACCGCGACAACGGCGTCACCTTCATCTCCCATCCCTTCGACCGCAAGATCCCCTGGAGCGATTGGCAGGTGCGGGATTTCTCCGGCATCGAAATCCTGAGCCTGTACCAGATGGCCAAAAAGAATCTCCTGCGCGGGCTGACCCTTTTCCCGCTGCAGTATGTTTTCAATCCCGACTACGCCTTGACCGCGCTGCTTTCCTATCCGCGCCGGGAGATGGAAACCTGGGACCGCCTCAACCGCCAGGGGAGATACTTCGGGATCTATGCCCTTGACTCCCACGCCAAACTTCCGCTCAGCACAAGGAGAAGCCTCCACTTCCCCTCCTACGGGGCGACCTTCCGGATCCTGAATGTCTATGTGAAGGTGGAGCGCGGGCTGGACGCAGACGCGGACGCGAACCGCGCCGCTGCCGCGGTCATCGCCGCCATGCGCCGCGGCGATTTTTTCAGCGTCATCGAATCGCTGGCCCCGGCCAACGGCTTTGACTGCTATTACCTGCAGAAGGACGGAGGCCGCGTCGACATGGGTGGCGACGCGCCGGCAGCGGGCGGCAATTTGATGATGGCGCTGCCATTCCAGTTCGCCACCGACATCGTGGTCAAAAAGGACGGCGCGCTTTTCACCGTTGTTCGCGCCAACACCCGACCCGAGTTGTCCGTGCCGATCGACCGCGGCGGCGTTTACCGCGCCGAGATCTCGCTCGCTTCAGGCCGCTTCAAAGAGCTTCCCTGGATCATGACCAACCCGATCTTCATCGCCCGGAAGGCACCCATACGAGCAGCGCCCGAAAACGTCGTCGCCGTATTCGCAACCGAGGGCGAAAACTATTTCAGTGTCGAGAAAAACGGCCGTTCCGGCGCCGTCCTGCATTGGGATGCGCTGCAGTTCCGCATCGGCAGCGGCCCGGGCGAAGCCGCGTACCAGCATTCGTTCCTGGCCGATGGCGAATGGCGGCGGATCGCCATCCCCTTCTCCAGCTTCCATTGCCTGTACGGCCAGCCGGCCGTCCCGGCCCCGGTTGACATCGATTCTTTCTTTTTCCTGATCGACGGCAACAACGCCTATTCCGGCGCCCAAGGTGAAATCTTCCTGCGCAGGATCGGTCTCTACTGAATGCCGAACTGAATTTATATAAGAAGCGGGCCATACCACCATCGAACCTCTCCTCTATTGTCCGCAGCGGGACAATCACGCTGATAAATTCAATGGGCACAGACATTCTTTTCTCCTTAATATTTATCCATATGACTATTCTAACCTTCTTGCCCTGTCATTTGAGGAGAGGGCAGAATTAAGGCAAAGGTGAAAGACAATAGTAAATAGTTGGAAGAAGCAACTTTTTATTGTCTTTTTCTTCACTACCACAATTACTACCCATAACACCAATAAAACAAAAATATTTTCTCCCCTGTCCCCAGTTGATAGGGAGAGGCATTTATAATATTGACAGATGCTTATAAAATTAA includes the following:
- a CDS encoding phosphoglucosamine mutase, yielding MMGGFFGTDGIRARAGEFPLDEATLIKLGQVIGSLTTTAGSKAGQMARIVIGRDTRESGPAIEKHLAGGLARKAAIFSAGVIPTPGLAYLTRTQRFDFGIMISASHNPFSDNGIKIFDGRGEKISARFESKISARLSAGSKAAPGQAAIAGIAEHSAYIDFLLANGRDLKPGDTRIAIDCANGAAGSVAPALFRRLGMKTLLSHHRANGRNINDGCGSTSPQALQRFVRDNKAGLGMAFDGDADRVIFVASDGEILTGDHTLFLLAAYLRRREPRFNGVVVGTVMANLGLEKALACAGIRFLRTDVGDSRVYRQMKKAGAILGGEPSGHIILRHRQTTGDGLLAALFFMKALDFFGWSAGDVCRRLRVFPQRTVNIPIRRKKNLARWQALARAEKEFVGTYGRQARLLIRYSGTEPLVRVMMEARDAGVIENRLPHFTDLIQNEIGA
- a CDS encoding pyridoxine 5'-phosphate synthase; the protein is MKLSVNIDHIATIRQARMTNEPDPVYAAMMAELGGADGITVHLRQDRRHIQERDVEILRRVIKSRLNMEMAVSMDMVKIALKYKPDMCTLVPESKDEITTSGGLDVVMFNEKIQEVAGNLLAAGISVSLFIDPGIDNIKACHRLGIRFIELNTGEYAKHSNNSFAALELEKIKKSAIYAKKLNFTLLAGHGLTYQNIRPIAAIAEIEELNIGHSIIANAAFVGLKEAVARMKELLS